GGCCCGCACCATGGTGCGACGGGCGGAGCGGAAGGTGGTGGCCCTAAGCCGCGAGGAGCCTGTGAACCCGGAGACCATCCGCTACCTGAACCGGCTTTCCGACCTCCTCTTCGTCCTGGCCCGGGTGGTGAACGCTCGGGAAGGGGTGCGGGAGGAAGGGTGGCTGGTAAAGAAGCGCCGCTAGGGCCAGGGCTTTCCGTAGACCCGAACCTCGGCCCCGGGGAAGGCGTTTTCCAACAGATCTTTTAGGAAAAGGGCGGCAGAGGGTAGCAGCCCCCCGCAGGGGCCTTCCATATAGAGGAAAAGGTACCGGGGCCGCCTGGGAGATTGGGAAAAGCCCAGGCATCCCTCGTACTCGGGAAAGTATTCGTAGAATAGATCCAAGAGATCCGCCATCAGGTCCCGGGCCTCGGGTAGGGCCTCCAGGGAACCCTTGGGCTTGACCCAGAAGGTCATGGCCTTCACACCTCCATTATCCCCTCCTCGGGAAAGGAATGGGCTCTTGCAAAATGATATCATTTTGCTATGATAGCCCCGTGATCCTAGTTGAGGGATTGAGCAAACGCTACGGCCAAAGGCCCGCGGTGGAGGCGCTCTCCCTGCGCGTGGAGGCAGGAGAGGTCTACGCCCTTTTAGGCCCCAACGGGGCGGGCAAGACCACCACGTTAAGGATGCTCTCCACCCTGGTGCGCCCCACCGCGGGCAGGGCAGAGGTGGCAGGGTTTGACGTCCTGAAGGAGCCCCTCGAGGTTCGCCGCCGCCTAGGCCTGGTGAACGGGGGGATGCGGGTCTACGAGCGGCTCACGGGGCGGGAGGTGCTGGAGTTCTTCGCCTCCTTCTACAGCCTGAGAGGCCCCGCCTTCCAGGAAGCCTTGCGCTGGGTGGTGGCCCTTTTGGAGATGGAGGAGACCCTGGAGAAAAAAGTCTTGGAGATGTCCACGGGGATGCGGCAGAAGGTGGTCATCGCCCGGGCCATCCTCCACCGCCCCCCCGTCCTCTTCCTGGATGAGGCCACCGCGGGCCTGGACGTCTTCGCAAGGCGGGCCCTCCTGGACTTCGTCAAGGGCTACAGGGACCTGGGTAACGCCATCCTCTACTCCACCCACGTCATGTCTGAGGCCGAGGAGTTGGCCGACCGGGTGGGCTTTTTGCACCAGGGGCGCCTCATCTACGAGGGAAGTAAGGAGGAAGCTTTGGCCATGGGGGAAGGAAGCCTGGAGAGAGCCTTTATCGGAAAGGTGAGGGGAGCGGCATGAAACTCGTCTGGCGTATTGCGTGGAAGGAGTTGGTTCAGGTTTTCCGGGATCGGAAGCTGGTCCTCTCCACCCTGGTCCTTCCCGTCCTCCTCATGCCGGTCTTCATGTTCGGCCCCACGCTCTTCCTCTCCCGCCTCCTGGAAGGGACCTCCGCCAAAGTCCAAGAGGTGGCGGTGGCTGGGCTTCCCCAAGAGGCCCTGGAAGCCCTCCTCGAGGCCAGCCTGACCCCCAAGCCTCTGGCAGACCCAGAAAAGGCGGTCCGGGAAGGGGCGTACCCCGCAGGCGTGGTCTACGAGGAGGGCCGCTACCGAGTTTTTGGCCGCCTGGCGGGAGGGCTTTCGGAAAGCCAGGTGGCGGTGGGCAAGGTACAAGCCGCCCTGCAGGGCCTTAAGGAAAGGAGGGTGGCCGAGGCCCTGGCGCAACAGGGGGTGCCCCCGGATCTCCTCTCCCCCTTCCAGGTGGAAACGGTGGACGCCTCGCCCCCCCGGGAGAAGGCGGGAGGCCTCTTGGGCTTCCTCCTCCCCTTCTTCCTGGTGATCTTCGTCCTCTCCGGGGGGCAGGTGGTGGCGGTGGACGCCACCGCCGGGGAGAAGGAGAAGGGGACCCTCGAGGCCCTCCTCTCCGCCCCCATCCCCCTCTTTCACCTGGCCTTGGGCAAGACCCTGGCCACGGTGGCCATGGCCCTCCTCTCCGGGGTGGCGGGGCTATTGGGCTTGGCTCTGGGAGGGGTCCTGAGCGCCCGCATGGGCGGAGCCATCCCTTCCAGAGGGGGTGAGGTCCTCTCCTTGGGAGGGCAGATCCAGATGGACGGGGGAAGCTTCCTGGCCCTCTTCCTCACCGCCTTTCTCCTAGCCCTCTTCATGGGGGCGGTCATGGTGGCCCTGGGGCTTTACGCCCGGAGCTTCAAGGAGGCGCAAAGCTACATGGCCCCCCTCCAGCTCGTGGCCCTCCTCCCCCTTCTCTTCCTCCAGTTCCGCGGCTTCTTTGAACTGGCGGTCTGGCACCACCTGATCCCCCTCTTCAACACCGCCCTCCTCATGGATGCCCTCCTCAAGGGGCAGGCGGAAGGCCTCCAGGTGGCCCTCACCTGGGGTTCCACCCTCCTCTACGGGGCTTTGGCCCTCCTCCTGGCGGTGCGGGTCTTCGCCCGGGAGGATGTGGTCTTCAGGAACTAAGGAGGTACCCATGCGGAAGACGGAAGAGTTTTCGGCTTGGCGGATGAGCGGCTTTTTGGGTTTCCTCCTCCTTCTCGCGTTGGCCTGGCTCCTCCTTGCGGTCTTGGGGCTTTGGCGGGAAAGGGAGCTATTCCACCTCTGGCACCTCCTGCCCTCCCTTCTGGCCTCCCTCCTTCTAGGAAGTGGCCTCTTCACGGTCCAGCCCAACGAGGCCGTGGTTCTGGTGTTCTTGGGAAGGTACGCGGGGAGTATTCGGGAAGAGGGCTTCCACTTCGCCAACCCCCTGGCCGGGAGGAAGCGGGTTTCCCTCAGGGTTCACAACCTTACCTCGGATAAGCTCAAGGTGAACGAGGCCCACGGCAACCCCATAGAGATCGCCGCCGTGGTGGTCTGGCGGGTGGTGGACACGGCCAAGGCCCTCTTTCAGGTGGAGAACTACCAGACCTTCGTAGCCATCCAGTCGGAGGCGGCCCTGAGGGCTCTGGCCAGCCGCTACCCCTACGACGCCGAGGGGAAGTTCCTAAGGGGGAACCCCGAGGAGATCGCCGAGGAGCTGAAGGCCGAGGCGCAGGAGAGGCTTAAGGTGGCGGGGGTGGAGGTCCTCGAGGCCCGCCTCACCCACCTGGCCTACGCCCCCGAGGTGGCCCAGGCCATACTCCGCCTGGACGAGGGGCGGCAGGCGGCCATGGTCAACGACCTCATGGTGGCCCTGGTCCCCGAGGCCCAGGCCCAGCCCGTGGTGAACGTGGGCACCCTTTACGCCTGAAAGGAGGGAGGTGAAGGGCAAGCAAGAGGGGAAAAAGGCCTTTCTCCTTAGACTGGACCCGAGGCTCTACCGGGTCCTGGAGAAGTGGGCCCAGGACGAGCTCAGGAGCGTGAACGCCCAGATAGAATACTTGCTCAAAGAAGCGGCCAGGAGGGCGGGGAGGTGGAGGGATGAGGGCGAGGCTGGAACCCAAGAGGGACGGGAACCCTAAGGCGCTCCTTTTCGCCCTCTACCTGGCTTCCCTCCTCGCCCTGGGGTTCTTCGCGACCACGGTGGAGGCTTCGGAAAGACCCTTCCTCCTCGCCTTGGCGGCCGCAAACGCCCTGTTCATGGGAGCCTTCTTCCTGTGGCTTGGGGGCTTTCCCGAAAAACTCTTCTACGCGCTGGAGGGATCTTTCCTCAGGGTCCACCACCCCTTCGGCGAAAGAGGGGTGCACCGCTCGGAGGTGGCCTCCATACGGCTTGTGTCCTACGCCCTTCCCTTCCTCGCCCCAAGTCCCAACACCCAGATGCCAGGCTACTACCGCCTGAACTTCCGGTTAGAGGGCCTTCCTGTAGAGGCCCTGGTGGGGGCAAGACGAGGGGAAGGGGTCCTCCTCGTCCTCAAGGACGGCACCGGCCTACTCCTGAACCCGGAGGACCCTAAGCCCCTCCTCTCCTGGGAGGAAACGGTGTGAAGGCGCTCTGCTAGACCCACGGACTCTCCTAGCCTTCCGGCCCAACCGCCACTGGCCATTCCCCTTGGCCCTCACCCCCCTCCCCTTCCTGAACCCCTTCTCCTAGGCCTAGCCCCCTTAGGGGGCCCATGGACGAAGCCAAGGTCAACCTCCTAGCGGCCTCAGGCGGGGAGCTCACGTGGCGGGGCCACCTCTGGGAACGCCTCCGGCGAAAGGACTTCTGGCCCGCCGCCCTCCTCCACGGCACCCTCAACGGGGTGGCCGGGCTTTCCCTGGTTCTGGTGGAGCGCACGCACGACTTCCTCGTGGGGGTGGTGGGGCTTCCCGGGCTCTTCCTCCTGGCCCTCTTCAACCTCTGGCTTAGGAGGCAGGTATAGTCAGGGAGATGCGCTTCCTCGTCCTAAGCGGCCTCTCCGGAGCGGGCAAGACCACGGCCAAAGGGTTCTTGGAGGACCTGGGCTACTTCATGGTGGACAACCTTCCCCCTAGCCTTTGGAAGCCCCTTCTGCAGGAACTGGCCCAAAGGGGGATGGAGCGGGCGGGGGTGGTGCTGGACGCCCGGGCCTTGGCCTTCTTCGCTGACCTGGAGGAGGCCCTAAAGGCCCTCCGGCCCACCGTGGTCTACCTCGAGGCCCGCCCCGAGGTCCTCCTCCGCCGCTACAACCTCACCCGAAGGCTTCACCCCCTAGGGGCGGGGAACCTCCTCAGGGAGATTGGCCGGGAGCGGCAGGTGCTTTCCGCCCTCCGGGCCCAGGCCCACCTGGTCCTGGACACCTCGGAGCTCGCCCCAAGGGCCCTCAAAGAGGCCCTGGCCCGCCTCTTGGGCGAGGAGACGGGCTTCACCCTCCGCCTCCTCTCCTTCGGCTTCAAGTGGGGGCCGCCCCAGGAGGCGGACCTGGTCCTGGACGTGCGCCCCCTGCCCAACCCCCACTACGACCCCGTCCTCAAGCCCAAGACGGGCCTGGACCCGGAGGTGAGGGCCTACGTCTTCCGGGAGGGGGAGGAGCCCTTCTACCGGACCCTCCTCACGGTGGCGGGGCTTTCCGCGGAGGGGGCCAGGAAGGAGGGGCGGGCCTTCTACACCGTGGCCTTGGGGTGCACGGGGGGGCGGCACCGGAGCGTGGCCGTAGCCGAGCGGCTCGCCGAGGACCTTTCGGGCCGCTTCCGGGTGGAGGTGAGCCACCGGGATGTGGAAAGGGAGTGACCTCTTCCGCCGCCTCCCCGCCCTCCGCTGGCTCTACCCCGGGATGCGGGTCAAGCGCTACGCGGCCCTGGCCGGCCTAGGGGTCCTGCTCCTAGCCTGGGGCCTCGCCCCTCTCCTTCCCCCGTTGCCCCAAGGGGCCCTTGGCCCAGCCTTGGCCCTTCTGGGCCTCCTCCTCCTCGTGGGGGGGATAAGGGCCATGAACCGG
The genomic region above belongs to Thermus sediminis and contains:
- a CDS encoding ATP-binding cassette domain-containing protein, whose product is MILVEGLSKRYGQRPAVEALSLRVEAGEVYALLGPNGAGKTTTLRMLSTLVRPTAGRAEVAGFDVLKEPLEVRRRLGLVNGGMRVYERLTGREVLEFFASFYSLRGPAFQEALRWVVALLEMEETLEKKVLEMSTGMRQKVVIARAILHRPPVLFLDEATAGLDVFARRALLDFVKGYRDLGNAILYSTHVMSEAEELADRVGFLHQGRLIYEGSKEEALAMGEGSLERAFIGKVRGAA
- a CDS encoding ABC transporter permease yields the protein MKLVWRIAWKELVQVFRDRKLVLSTLVLPVLLMPVFMFGPTLFLSRLLEGTSAKVQEVAVAGLPQEALEALLEASLTPKPLADPEKAVREGAYPAGVVYEEGRYRVFGRLAGGLSESQVAVGKVQAALQGLKERRVAEALAQQGVPPDLLSPFQVETVDASPPREKAGGLLGFLLPFFLVIFVLSGGQVVAVDATAGEKEKGTLEALLSAPIPLFHLALGKTLATVAMALLSGVAGLLGLALGGVLSARMGGAIPSRGGEVLSLGGQIQMDGGSFLALFLTAFLLALFMGAVMVALGLYARSFKEAQSYMAPLQLVALLPLLFLQFRGFFELAVWHHLIPLFNTALLMDALLKGQAEGLQVALTWGSTLLYGALALLLAVRVFAREDVVFRN
- a CDS encoding SPFH domain-containing protein, whose product is MRKTEEFSAWRMSGFLGFLLLLALAWLLLAVLGLWRERELFHLWHLLPSLLASLLLGSGLFTVQPNEAVVLVFLGRYAGSIREEGFHFANPLAGRKRVSLRVHNLTSDKLKVNEAHGNPIEIAAVVVWRVVDTAKALFQVENYQTFVAIQSEAALRALASRYPYDAEGKFLRGNPEEIAEELKAEAQERLKVAGVEVLEARLTHLAYAPEVAQAILRLDEGRQAAMVNDLMVALVPEAQAQPVVNVGTLYA
- the rapZ gene encoding RNase adapter RapZ, producing MRFLVLSGLSGAGKTTAKGFLEDLGYFMVDNLPPSLWKPLLQELAQRGMERAGVVLDARALAFFADLEEALKALRPTVVYLEARPEVLLRRYNLTRRLHPLGAGNLLREIGRERQVLSALRAQAHLVLDTSELAPRALKEALARLLGEETGFTLRLLSFGFKWGPPQEADLVLDVRPLPNPHYDPVLKPKTGLDPEVRAYVFREGEEPFYRTLLTVAGLSAEGARKEGRAFYTVALGCTGGRHRSVAVAERLAEDLSGRFRVEVSHRDVERE